In one Xylanivirga thermophila genomic region, the following are encoded:
- a CDS encoding hydroxyacid dehydrogenase — protein MANLLKGLYILDEKSFNVIYGPDERRDIEKLVDICGPLYTEKTIGENLSVLKDIDVIFSGWGAPKLDDEFMNAAPNLKAVFYGAGSIKHIVTDAFWDRDIVITSAYAANAIPVSEYTLSQILFSLKRGWYYVLYAKEQKRHAIKQYMPGAYGSTVGLISLGMIGRRVCELLKPFDVDIIAYDPYVSGLDAEKLGVKLVSLDDIFKQSDVVSLHTPWLKETEGMITGRHFSEMKEYSTFINTSRGAIVKEDEMIEVLKKRPDIFALLDVTYPEPPVEGSPLYTLSNVVLTPHIAGSLNNECRRMGRYMVEELQRFIDGQDLKWQITRQKAQILA, from the coding sequence ATGGCAAATTTGCTAAAGGGATTATATATATTAGATGAAAAATCTTTCAATGTTATATATGGACCAGATGAGAGACGAGATATAGAGAAATTGGTAGATATATGTGGGCCTTTATACACTGAAAAGACGATTGGAGAAAATTTATCAGTTCTCAAGGATATAGATGTGATATTTTCTGGCTGGGGAGCTCCAAAGCTTGATGATGAGTTTATGAACGCAGCTCCCAATCTTAAGGCGGTATTCTATGGTGCAGGCTCAATAAAGCATATTGTAACGGATGCATTTTGGGATAGGGATATAGTTATAACTAGTGCCTATGCAGCAAATGCTATTCCCGTGTCGGAGTATACACTATCGCAGATACTCTTTTCATTAAAGAGGGGCTGGTATTATGTGCTCTATGCAAAGGAACAAAAAAGACATGCCATAAAGCAATATATGCCCGGGGCATATGGGAGTACTGTAGGACTTATATCCTTAGGTATGATAGGTAGACGGGTATGCGAGCTTTTAAAGCCCTTTGATGTGGATATAATAGCATATGATCCATATGTATCAGGACTAGATGCGGAAAAACTAGGCGTTAAACTGGTATCCCTAGATGATATATTTAAACAATCCGATGTAGTATCCTTGCATACACCCTGGCTGAAAGAGACGGAAGGCATGATAACGGGTAGACATTTTTCTGAGATGAAGGAGTATTCTACCTTTATAAACACCTCTAGAGGCGCTATAGTAAAGGAAGATGAAATGATAGAGGTACTTAAAAAGAGGCCTGATATATTTGCATTATTAGATGTTACCTATCCAGAGCCTCCGGTAGAAGGTTCACCACTGTATACATTGTCCAATGTGGTGCTCACCCCCCATATTGCCGGATCACTCAATAATGAATGTAGGCGTATGGGCAGGTATATGGTGGAGGAGCTACAGCGTTTCATAGATGGGCAGGATTTAAAGTGGCAAATAACGCGGCAAAAGGCTCAAATATTGGCATAG
- a CDS encoding sugar kinase, with the protein MKGNIVTFGEIMLRLTPPGYQRLEQARTLEMQFGGAEANVAASLARWGKNASFITKLPPTSIARGAIDHLRSIGVCTDDIVLGGDRMGLYFLERGAAMRSSDVVYDRANSSIAGAKQEDFNWGEIFKDASWFHFTGITPALSDNTLDITMDACKMAKEMGITVSCDVNYRSKLWDKNRAGEVLSKLLRYVDVCIINEQHAKELFNITSPYSMEDGFDERSVEDIGSKIMERFGCQKVAITYRRTVSALDTIWWSALYDGEKVYISPRYSIHVVDRVGSGDAFAAGLIYGLANGMEDAYALNFGGASCALKHTIEGDINWVSVEEIEKLMSGDKSGGVKR; encoded by the coding sequence ATGAAGGGCAATATAGTAACGTTTGGAGAGATAATGCTTAGGCTTACACCGCCGGGATACCAAAGGCTTGAGCAGGCAAGAACGTTGGAAATGCAATTTGGCGGGGCTGAAGCTAATGTAGCTGCGAGTCTAGCCAGATGGGGTAAAAATGCCTCCTTTATAACAAAGCTCCCGCCTACATCTATAGCCCGGGGTGCCATAGATCATCTTCGTTCCATAGGTGTGTGTACAGATGATATAGTATTAGGCGGTGACAGAATGGGACTTTACTTTTTAGAGCGGGGCGCTGCCATGAGATCATCCGATGTAGTATATGACAGGGCCAATTCGTCAATAGCAGGAGCAAAACAGGAGGATTTTAACTGGGGAGAGATATTTAAAGATGCTTCGTGGTTTCATTTTACAGGTATAACTCCCGCCTTAAGCGATAATACCCTGGATATCACAATGGATGCATGTAAAATGGCAAAAGAGATGGGCATAACTGTAAGCTGTGATGTAAACTATAGGAGTAAGCTATGGGATAAGAATAGAGCGGGAGAAGTTTTATCTAAGCTACTCAGATATGTAGATGTGTGCATTATAAATGAGCAGCATGCCAAAGAATTATTTAATATAACATCTCCCTATAGTATGGAAGATGGATTTGATGAGAGGTCTGTAGAGGATATAGGTAGTAAGATCATGGAGAGGTTTGGATGTCAAAAGGTAGCTATTACCTACAGGCGTACCGTATCGGCCCTTGATACCATATGGTGGTCGGCATTATATGATGGAGAAAAGGTATATATCTCCCCTAGATACAGTATCCATGTAGTGGATCGGGTAGGCAGTGGAGATGCATTTGCAGCTGGGCTTATATATGGACTTGCAAATGGCATGGAAGATGCATATGCCCTAAACTTTGGCGGGGCGTCATGTGCCCTAAAGCACACTATTGAAGGGGATATAAACTGGGTAAGTGTAGAAGAGATAGAAAAGCTTATGAGCGGGGATAAATCAGGTGGTGTAAAGCGATAG
- a CDS encoding FAD-dependent oxidoreductase: MDRCTVNIHGMDIEVYSLNTVVVGTGVAGFNGADSLYNLGQRDIAIITEGVNMGTSRNTGSDKQTYYKLTLAGGEPDSVYDMANTLFQGGCMHGDIALTEAALSSQCFYKLINIGVPFPHNRYGEYVGYKTDHDPRQRATSVGPLTSKYMTEKLEAQVRQKGIKIFDGYLVIGILTDGDRKKAIGLITLNTDSLDDPNMGITLFNCTNIIYATGGPAGMYFTSVYPESQTGGSGVAFEAGARGINLTEWQYGIASTKFRWNLSGTYQQVIPRYISTDQEGNDEREFLNDYFDTPGHMLDAIFLKGYQWPFDPRKIDGYGSSLIDILVYNETEIKGRRVFLDFTRNPRWGSGGEELDFSLLGSESYDYLKNSNALFGKPIDRLAKMNQPAIDLYKNNGIDITREYLEIAVCAQHNNGGLAGNVWYESNLKHFFPVGEVNGTFGIYRPGGTALNSTQVGSLRAAQYIMANYAAPPVKVDAFLDEALDQIIKKVDLAYGFKNSIGKESNVIDRRIKAQRRMTRAGAHIRSIEGCRKAIDECLHDIENLVDHAKLSSIYELPHVFRNRDILISQFVYLNAIKAYMQKGGKSRGSYLVQDDEGGLPIEGLPDVFKFTLDDGNLSGKACEIVLNTEGGLKCSVNWEDVRPIPKGDGWFENVWNDYREGRIIR; the protein is encoded by the coding sequence ATGGATAGATGTACTGTAAACATACATGGAATGGATATTGAGGTCTATAGCCTAAATACAGTGGTGGTAGGTACGGGCGTAGCTGGTTTTAATGGAGCTGATAGTCTTTATAATCTTGGGCAGCGAGATATTGCAATAATAACTGAAGGGGTAAATATGGGTACCTCTAGAAATACCGGCTCAGACAAACAGACATACTATAAATTGACCCTTGCAGGGGGTGAGCCAGATTCAGTATATGATATGGCAAATACATTGTTCCAAGGTGGTTGCATGCATGGGGATATAGCCCTTACTGAGGCAGCTTTATCTTCACAGTGTTTTTATAAGCTTATAAATATTGGGGTGCCATTTCCCCATAATAGATATGGAGAGTACGTAGGTTATAAGACCGACCATGACCCAAGGCAGCGTGCTACATCGGTAGGTCCCCTTACTTCAAAATATATGACTGAAAAACTAGAGGCACAGGTTAGACAAAAGGGTATAAAGATATTCGATGGTTACCTTGTAATAGGCATATTGACAGATGGAGATAGAAAGAAGGCAATAGGGCTTATAACCTTGAATACAGATAGTCTTGATGATCCGAATATGGGCATTACCCTATTCAATTGTACCAATATAATATATGCAACGGGCGGTCCTGCAGGTATGTACTTTACATCGGTATATCCAGAGAGTCAGACTGGTGGAAGTGGCGTAGCATTTGAGGCGGGAGCGCGGGGTATAAATCTTACTGAATGGCAATATGGTATTGCATCTACTAAATTTAGATGGAATTTATCAGGCACATACCAGCAGGTTATACCAAGATATATCTCTACCGATCAGGAGGGGAATGATGAGCGGGAGTTTTTAAATGATTATTTCGATACCCCGGGGCATATGTTAGATGCCATTTTTCTAAAGGGATATCAATGGCCATTCGATCCTAGGAAGATAGATGGCTACGGTTCCTCACTTATAGATATACTTGTATATAATGAGACGGAAATAAAGGGTCGAAGGGTGTTTTTAGACTTTACTCGAAATCCCAGATGGGGAAGTGGCGGAGAAGAATTGGATTTTTCTTTATTGGGTTCGGAGAGCTATGATTATCTCAAAAATTCAAATGCCCTCTTTGGCAAACCTATAGATAGGCTGGCCAAGATGAATCAGCCAGCTATAGACCTCTATAAGAATAATGGTATAGATATAACTAGGGAATATCTTGAGATAGCAGTATGTGCACAACATAATAATGGGGGGCTTGCAGGAAATGTATGGTATGAAAGCAATTTAAAGCATTTCTTCCCGGTAGGTGAGGTAAATGGCACATTTGGTATCTACCGACCTGGAGGTACGGCCCTTAACTCTACTCAGGTGGGAAGCCTAAGGGCAGCCCAGTATATAATGGCAAATTATGCAGCACCGCCTGTAAAGGTAGATGCATTTTTAGATGAGGCATTGGATCAAATAATAAAAAAAGTAGACTTGGCATATGGATTTAAGAACAGTATTGGCAAAGAATCCAATGTAATAGATAGGCGTATAAAGGCACAGCGCAGGATGACCAGGGCAGGTGCCCATATACGTTCAATCGAAGGATGTAGAAAAGCAATAGATGAGTGTCTGCATGATATAGAAAATTTAGTAGATCATGCTAAGTTATCTTCTATATATGAACTACCCCATGTCTTTAGAAATCGTGATATACTTATTTCCCAATTTGTATACTTAAATGCCATTAAGGCATATATGCAAAAAGGTGGGAAAAGCAGGGGATCATATCTTGTTCAGGATGATGAAGGTGGACTGCCTATTGAAGGATTGCCAGATGTATTTAAGTTTACCCTTGATGACGGCAATCTATCTGGTAAGGCATGTGAAATTGTGCTTAATACAGAAGGCGGTCTTAAATGTAGTGTAAACTGGGAAGATGTACGTCCTATTCCCAAGGGGGACGGTTGGTTTGAAAATGTCTGGAATGACTACAGAGAGGGTAGGATAATACGTTAA
- a CDS encoding 3-ketoacyl-ACP reductase gives MLENRVAIVTGAARGIGNGIARQLSKEGYAIAVFDILDEQKVNENLDAIRENGQPVMYFRGDITNSDDRKAFVGKVMNDFGRIDVLVNNAGVAPKVRMDILETTEESIDFVLGINLKGTFFFTQLVANVMIKEIEDIPGIRPKIVNISSMSAYTSSTSRGEYCISKAGISMITTLFADRLAEYGINVYEVRPGIIYTDMTSVVKDKYDKLIGEGLTPIKRWGYPEDIANAVSVFCSDKLNFSTGEVINVDGGFHIRRL, from the coding sequence TTGTTAGAGAATAGAGTTGCTATAGTAACGGGGGCAGCCAGGGGTATAGGAAATGGTATAGCCAGGCAGCTTTCAAAGGAAGGATACGCCATAGCAGTATTTGACATACTAGATGAGCAAAAGGTAAATGAAAATTTGGATGCAATAAGGGAAAATGGTCAACCTGTAATGTATTTTAGAGGGGATATTACAAATAGTGATGACAGGAAAGCATTTGTAGGCAAGGTGATGAATGATTTTGGACGAATAGATGTATTGGTAAACAATGCAGGTGTGGCTCCAAAGGTACGCATGGATATACTGGAGACTACTGAGGAGAGTATTGATTTTGTACTGGGTATAAACTTAAAAGGTACCTTCTTCTTTACACAACTTGTTGCAAATGTAATGATAAAGGAAATAGAAGATATACCAGGCATAAGGCCTAAGATAGTGAATATATCATCCATGTCTGCATATACATCTTCTACATCTAGGGGGGAATACTGCATATCAAAGGCAGGTATAAGCATGATAACTACGCTTTTTGCAGATAGGTTGGCAGAGTATGGCATAAATGTATACGAAGTACGCCCGGGTATCATATATACCGATATGACTTCGGTAGTTAAGGATAAATACGATAAGCTTATAGGAGAGGGACTAACCCCTATAAAGCGTTGGGGATATCCTGAAGACATAGCAAATGCTGTGTCGGTATTTTGCTCAGACAAACTTAATTTTTCCACTGGGGAAGTTATAAATGTAGATGGAGGGTTCCATATAAGGAGGTTATAG